In Spirochaetales bacterium, the genomic stretch ATGCACACGGCAATTTCTTACTGATGCGGTCAGCCTGTTCCTCACCATCTCATCCCCCTTAATGTTATATCGATGAATAAATCAATGCAAGCAACCCTCTCTATCAATCATCGGTTTTTTGCTTGACCTGCCATAGTATTTCCGACTATGGTTGAGGCGGAAAGAGATATATCCATGCAGTACGGTTATTTCAGCGAAAAACAAAAGGAATATATTATCACCCGGCCGGACACCCCGACTCCATGGATGAATTATATTTCGAACGGCAGGGGCTATTGCGGAATCGTCAGCCAGACCGGGGGCGGTTTTTCCTTTTTCGGGGATCCGCGCGACCGTCGGATAACAAAATACCGTTTTAACGGGGTGCCTATAGACAGACCCGGCCGCTACATTTATATCAAAGACAACTCGACCGGCGATTACTGGTCCCCGACATGGCAGCCGGTCATGAAACATCCCGACCGCTATATATGCCGCCATGGCCTTGGGTATACCAGAATCGAATCGCGTTACGGGGATATCGCCCATTCGTTATGCTATTTTGTTCCCCCGGAACACTCACTTGAAATATGGCATCTCCGTATCGAAAACACCTCACACAACCCCATCGACCTCTCCGTCATCCCGTACTCGGAGTTCACCCTCTGGTGCGAACCCGAATCACGGAACATTCAGTGGTCGCTTCACCTGACACGCTGTTTTTTCGAAAACGGTCTCATCTTTTATCCCTTTATCGAACCTCATCCCGCCTTTGATGCGAAAAAAAAATCGGCCTACGATCCGCAACGGCCGGGATTCGCTTTTATGGGTATCGACGGCCGTGTGAACGATTACGATTGCAGCCGTGACGTTTTTATCGGAACATACCGGTCGGAAACAAATCCGGCCGGCGTCGAGGCGCCCTCGCTTTCGGGGTCTCTCCTTGAAGGGGGTATCGGGTGCGCGGCGCTCCGCACGGAGGTCTCACTCGAGCCGGGGGAAGGCAAAGAGGTAATCGTCATCCTCGGTTTCGCTGCAAACAAAGAAGAAGCGTATGCCTCAAGCCGATATTTCGGCGATCCGGGAAACGCGGAAAAGGCATTCTTTGATATGAACGGGGGGTGGCAATCCTATCTTTCCGGCTTCACGATCGCCTGTCCCGACAGCATGATCAACACGTTCACCAATGTTTTTCATCCGTATCAGTGTAAAACGACCTTCGACTGGTCCCGCTACATTTCCTACTATGAGAACGGCGAGGGACGGGGCATGGGTACCCGTGATTCATGCCAGGACGCCCTCGCACTCTGCGAACGAATCCCCGATGCGGTACGAAAACGAATTACGGAGATCATATCCGCCTGTCAGCTTGAAACCGGGGACTGTTATCACCAGTTTTTCCCTCTCGGACACCGGGCTGAATTAAAAAATTTTTCCGACGATCATCTCTGGCTCATCGTCACGGCCTATTATTACATCGCGGAAAGCGGCGACCTCGATTTCCTCCGGGAGAACATCCCCTACGCGGACAGTGACGTGAAGGCCCCCCTTTACGATCATCTGACCGCCGCCTTACAGGCGACCCAAAAACGTAAAGGACCTCACGGGCTTCCCCTTATTCTTGTCGCCGACTGGAACGACACCCTTCATCTCTGGATGGAATCCGAGGCACCCGAATCCGTTTTTACCGCTTTACTCTATATGTATGCCGCGGGCCTGCTCGCCTCGCTCGCCGAACGAATCGGGGAAACTTCGGATGCCGCGGCCATCCGTCAAAAGTCATCCGAAATGGCGGCGTTGATAAATGAGTCCTGCTGGGACGGCGGGTGGTACGTGCGGGGGTTCGGCGGGAAAAAAATCGGAACAAAAGAAAACAGGGCGGCAAGGATATTCCTCAACAGCCAGTCCTGGGCGGTCATTTCCGGTATCGCCCGGGGAGAACGCGCTTTCGCCTGTATGGACAGCGCGAGGAGTCACCTCAATTCCCCCGAAGGGCTTAAACTTATCTCACCGCCCTTCGACCGTTACGACCCCGATCACGGACTCATCTCCCGCTACGTGAAGGGAAGAAAGGAAAACGGAATATTCGCCCATGCGTGCGCCTGGGCCGTGATCGCGGAAACAATGCTCGGAAGGCCCGATTATGCCTTCGAGTACTACTCGGCGATACTTCCCGTCAAAAAAAACGACCGGGCGGATATTCTCAAAACGGAACCGTATGTTTTTTGCCAGACGATCTGCTCGGAAGACGGACTGAATACCGGCGAAGGGGCGAATTCCTGGCTTACCGGTACCGCTTCATGGATGTATATCGCGTTCACCCGCCATATCCTCGGCATACGACCGGGACTCGACGGGCTTACGATCTCGCCGTGCATCCCCGGCTCATGGGAAGGCTTTACCATGGAACGTATCTTTCGCGGCTGCCGGTATACGGTCGCGTGCAGGCGGGGAGGTCAAAACCGTCTTTTAGTCGACGGCAGGGAAAGGGAACGGTGGTTTGTGGAACCCTTGAATTCGGAAACATGTTCGATCGATATCGAAATTATGTGAAAAAGCCTTGCAAAACCATGAACTATTCCTGTATCCTCTCACTGAAACGGAGATATCGATGAAAAAATTCGGCACATTCCAGGGCGTCTTTGTTCCCTCATATGAAGCTATTTTAGGGGCGGTCATATTCCTTATCCTTCCCGGTCTCGTCGGCGGCATCGGACTCGTTCCCATGGCAATTATCGTCATTCTCGCAAACAGCGCGACACTCGCCACATCATTTTCCATTTCCGATTGTACGACGAACCTCGAAAATGTCGGTGCGGGCGGCATGTTCGCTATTTCGAGGCGTTCTCTCGGCAGGGCATTCGGGGGTTCCATCGGAATACAGCTTTTCATCGCGCAGGCTTCATGTATCGGATTTTATGTGCTCGCCTTTGCAAAAGCCCTCCAGCCGATACTGATCCAGTTGCCCCTTTTTTCGGACTATTTCGGGGGATATTCGGTTCTGTTTCAAAAACAGGTCATCGCGACCGCGGTCGCTGTCCTGGCTTTTGTTTTTGCCGTTGTGGGCGCTGATTTTATCGTCAAAATCCAGCTGCTCATTTTCATCGTTCTCTCCGCTTCGATACTGGCCATATTCTCCGCGCCGTTATCAAACATCACCATGAACGACACGCCCGTGTTCACCATGACGACCGAATTGACACGCCCGGGATGGATGCTGATTTTCTGGAGTTCATTCGTCACCTTTTTCCCGGCAGTCACGGGAATCGACGCGGGAGTGGGGATGAGCGGGAATCTGAGAAATCCGAGAAAATCACTCGGCAAGGGGACCTTTTTTGCCATCGGTATTACCTTTCTCGTTTATCTGGCCGTCACATTCATTTATTCGTTTATTAAAATGGACCTTCTCAATATTATCACGATTAGTCCCACGGAAAAGGAATACCCGAATATCGCGAGAATTTTCCAGGCCGCGCCCCTTATTTCCTGGATAATCTTCACCGGAATCGTCTTCGCGACACTTTCATCTGCGCTCTCGTACTTTATGACTGCCCCGCGTACGGCACAGGCACTCGCGAAAGACAGTATCCTCCCGAAATTTCTCTCTTTTCTAAGCAGGGATTTCACACGAAAAGGTCAGGAACCCCGCCTGGCAACGATCGCTGTCTTGTTCATTATCATGGGGGTTGTCTGGGCGGGTGACGAAGGGTTCGCTTCGACGATCGTCGGTATCTGTTTTCTCGTCGTCTACGGCTGGGTCAATCTCGCCGCTTTTCTTGAACGAATCAGCGGGAACCCGAGCTTCAGACCCACATCAAAAGGTCACTGGGCGATCTCCCTCTACGGTTTTCTCATCTGTATGGTCGTCATTTCCCTCTTTAATTTTGTCATCGGGTTTTGCGTGATTGCCTCACAGATAGTCATTTTTGTCCTTCTTTTGAAATTCAAAACACGCAACAGACTCGAAGGCGTTTGGTGGGGTCTTCTCTTCAGCGGCCTGAACTGGGGTTTCAAGCGGATGCGTATGATAATCCAGGGGACCAAGAACTGGCGGCCGATCGTCAATGTTTTTTGCATGGCGGATAAGGAGGAAGAATCCGAATCGACACTGGAAATGGGAAGAAGAATATCCGCCCTTCAGGGACTCACCATGGTCAATATATTGAAACCCAAAAAAGCGCCCGCCCCGCCCTACTTCATCCCCGAAGAAGCACAGATCATCGAAATTCCCGACGATGACTTCAACAATGCGATTCTTTCAATATTACAATCATCGGTCCCCGGCGGATTCAATACAAATACCGCCCTGCTTCCCCTCGATCCGAGGATAAACAATATCGCCGTTATCGAGGAAATCATCAACATGCAAAAAAATGTCCTTCTTTACAAGCACGGCATTATTCGCGATCCCGAAACAAGACGCATCGATATCTGGTGGAAAGGGGAAGAAAACGGCAATCTCATGGCCCTCCTCTCCTATATAATCAACAGAAGCGACAGGCGGGAGAAAAAATCCGAGAAATCCGTACGGCTTATCAGGAAGCTGTTCAAAGGTGAGGAAAAGGAAAAAGCGGAAGAGGATCTTACGCGGCTTCTCTATAACGCGCGGCTGAAAGGCTCGATCATGGTACTCGAAGAAGACGACAAACCGATTCACAAAAACATCGAGGAACACTCCGCCGATGCGCTGCTTATCATGATGGGTATGCCGGGCCAGCGGGGCAGCGGCCTCGCGAGGCTTTTTGCCCTGGACAGGCTTTTTTTCTCGCGGGAGCTTGAAAAATTCAAAAGCCTGCCGCCGCTTCTCTTTGTAAAAGCCCACAGCGTCATGGATCTTTTTGAATAACGGTGGTCTCTCCGCCGAAGGCCGTCTGTCTACAAAACCTTCATGCCGCCTTTTTCACCAAGCATTTCCTTGAGCATGCGCGCGTTTTGAACCGCCTGCCCTTTATAGTGATTGTTGAATGCGATAAGGATGATTTTTGCCGTCTCGATAATCTTTTCTATTCGTACGATCCATTCGGCAAGTTCACTTTCACGGTACAAATAGTCATACCTGCTCGTATTGGTTCCCTGCCACCAGTTGGCTTTATTCCGGCCGTGAAAACGTATGTAACCGATATCGGAAGTAACGATGTCTCCCGGTTTTATAAGCCGCGGCAGATCGGGTTCATCCACATTGACAAAACCGACATTGCGCGAGGCAAGCGTTTCGACAACAGACTCCCTTACCCATTCATCCGACCTGAACTCGATCACCGTGGGAAATCCGTCAAAGGCTTTTGTGATCGTATCGAGGCTCCTCCTGTTTTCATCCGTATAGTGAAAACTGTAGGGAAACTGAAAAAGGACGGCACCGAGTCTTCCGTGATCCATAAGGGGGTCGATACCCTTTTTGTACAGTCCGATTTGTTCTTCGAGGTGTTCATCGATCTCATGAGTAAGCGCTTTATGCGCCTTGATACTGAAGAGAAACCCGTCGCGGCTTTTTTTGATCATTTGTTCGAGCATCCCTGCTTCCGGCTGGCGGTAGTAGGAAAAATTGAGTTCGACGATCGAAAACTCCTCGGAGTAATAGGAAAGGAAATCCTTCTGATTCGTACCCGGCGGATAAACCGGCCCGATCCAGTCTTTGTAGGAATAGCCGCTTGTCCCGATATATATCTCTTTCACGTCTCCCCCTCATATCGCCGTTTTACAGAACACGGATGTCGCTCAAATAGTGTAGCGTCAAAGATCGATGTGTTCAAGAGAGACATCTTCTCCGATTGGTCGCTCAGCTATACCGCCGGCATACACCGGCGGGAAATCGGGCGGTGCGATACAGCCCGGAAGGAACAGTTACGCCGGCAAATCCCGTTAAAACCCACCCGTCGCCGCTTGACAATATCGGACTGATGTATAATATTGGTGACAGGTTATCGCTTTAGCGAGATAAAATACATCGGTCGCTCCTATCGAGGCGAAGGATTAAAAAAGAGAGGGTTGCCGCGTACGACCCCTTTTCCATGCGAGGAAATCCGGCGGAAGGACAGACGGCAGCGGATATAAAAAAAAAGAAACAACCGGGCAATGCACATGACGCCGCCTTTCAGATTACAGTCAATTACCCAGATAAACGCTTTCAGGCGTTATACGACGCCCGATTACTTTCCCGAGTCAATGCTTTCGTTCGCCCGATCCAATCCCCTCGTCATCCCCCCACTTCTGAATAAAATTCCTTTGAGCCTCGATGTGACGATTAAAACGGTCGAAAAGACACACGAAGCCCTTATCTCATCGATACCCCACTTTCTCGACGATGACCGCCCCTTCAGGCTGTTCGAACAACTGAGGGCGGAGTTCCTCGATGTGACGGACGAACTTCCGGAAAATTACGACGATCTTGTCACCCTTATATGCAAAACCGGAATCGCCCTGCTCGAGGGAATCAAACCGAAATCGGCGCACCGTTTTTCAGACACATGCGGCCGCATCAGGGAAAAAAGTGAAATAATCGGCAAACTCGAGCGCCGTACCCTGGCGATCGACCTTATGGGAGAAATCTTCCAGATTTTTCTATCGACATCGAATGACGAGGTCGGCCTTTTTTTGAAAAAGACGATCATCGCCTTGATTTCATACGACACGCAGACCTCGACATTCGAGGAAGAACTCTGGGAACGCATTGAAGCATACGAGGTGCCATGTATCGGGCTGATCCGGGAATTTATGCATCTTTATTGTAAAAAACTGTCCGTTCTTAAGAGCCTTTTCCTTCATCCTTCGGTAGTCACCTTTATCCAGCACTTCAAGGATAAAATAATCAAACAACGGCTTCCTGCCAATCTCAGAAGAAGCGTGATCGATCAGATGAATACCCTTTACCGCGACACGTCGATAAGCAAGGTAAAGAACAACATCAACAAGATAATCGGTCTTTACGAACATGTGGCCGCAGACGGTGAACTTCTTCGCGCAAAGGGAATTCTCCAGAACTTTCTCTTTCTGCTCGATAAATATGAAAATTTTTTCGAGGCCAATTTTTATTGTTCGCAGATAAATGTATTTCATTCTCTCATCCACACGTTCAAGAAAAAAAAACTGGACAGGAACGATATCGCGGAAAACAAAAAACTCACGTTGTATCCGTGCAAGGATTATCATGATTACTTGAAGGGATATTATTCACATGACTGTACCGTGGACGAAGACCTCGCGAAAGATCATCTGGCGAATCCGCGGTTTTTCAATATCAGGATATTTTACTCCGACGAGTGGGTGGGCAACATCTATGTGCTCGATTATTCTTGTGACAGGGAAATCGTTCTCATCGACAGAATCCAGATTAAAAAATCATTCACATTTATGCCCATCAGATTTTTTTCAACGTTTATGGAAAAATTCACCGGACTACTTCTTCCACACGGCAGCAGGATAAAGATTATCGCCCCCCACAATATCAGCAATTTCCCGCACATTTCAAACAGTTTCCGAAAATATTCGGAACAATGTGAAAAAATCGCGTTCAATTGCGACAAGACGGAAGAAGCTTTTGAAAGCTATGACGAGGAAATCTTCTATGTCCTTCATCCCCGCCCGGCGGACGCTTAACTTATTGTATGAAGTTTCATCACATTCGTTCCGCCGGCTATTCCGTGTGGAAGTCCCGCGGAAACAACGACAAGGTCTCCTTTCTCGACAAGACCCGCCCGTTTGAGTATTTCTTCATCTTTGGCGATCATATCCAGAAAGCTGGCATTGAGTTCCGTATGAAAAATGGTCTCGATTCCCCAGACCAATGAAAGCTGGTAATAGGTCTCCATAACCGGTGTCATCGCTATCACCTTTGCACGCGGACGAAACATGGAAATAAGCCTCGCCGTGGTACCGGACATGGTATTGGCAATGATGAGTTTCGCATCGAGTTCTTCAGCCGATGTACAGATTGATTCGGCAATGATGAGACTGGGATTAATCGAATAATCGAGTT encodes the following:
- a CDS encoding DUF72 domain-containing protein; protein product: MKEIYIGTSGYSYKDWIGPVYPPGTNQKDFLSYYSEEFSIVELNFSYYRQPEAGMLEQMIKKSRDGFLFSIKAHKALTHEIDEHLEEQIGLYKKGIDPLMDHGRLGAVLFQFPYSFHYTDENRRSLDTITKAFDGFPTVIEFRSDEWVRESVVETLASRNVGFVNVDEPDLPRLIKPGDIVTSDIGYIRFHGRNKANWWQGTNTSRYDYLYRESELAEWIVRIEKIIETAKIILIAFNNHYKGQAVQNARMLKEMLGEKGGMKVL
- a CDS encoding amino acid permease, with translation MKKFGTFQGVFVPSYEAILGAVIFLILPGLVGGIGLVPMAIIVILANSATLATSFSISDCTTNLENVGAGGMFAISRRSLGRAFGGSIGIQLFIAQASCIGFYVLAFAKALQPILIQLPLFSDYFGGYSVLFQKQVIATAVAVLAFVFAVVGADFIVKIQLLIFIVLSASILAIFSAPLSNITMNDTPVFTMTTELTRPGWMLIFWSSFVTFFPAVTGIDAGVGMSGNLRNPRKSLGKGTFFAIGITFLVYLAVTFIYSFIKMDLLNIITISPTEKEYPNIARIFQAAPLISWIIFTGIVFATLSSALSYFMTAPRTAQALAKDSILPKFLSFLSRDFTRKGQEPRLATIAVLFIIMGVVWAGDEGFASTIVGICFLVVYGWVNLAAFLERISGNPSFRPTSKGHWAISLYGFLICMVVISLFNFVIGFCVIASQIVIFVLLLKFKTRNRLEGVWWGLLFSGLNWGFKRMRMIIQGTKNWRPIVNVFCMADKEEESESTLEMGRRISALQGLTMVNILKPKKAPAPPYFIPEEAQIIEIPDDDFNNAILSILQSSVPGGFNTNTALLPLDPRINNIAVIEEIINMQKNVLLYKHGIIRDPETRRIDIWWKGEENGNLMALLSYIINRSDRREKKSEKSVRLIRKLFKGEEKEKAEEDLTRLLYNARLKGSIMVLEEDDKPIHKNIEEHSADALLIMMGMPGQRGSGLARLFALDRLFFSRELEKFKSLPPLLFVKAHSVMDLFE